The following coding sequences lie in one Deltaproteobacteria bacterium genomic window:
- a CDS encoding aldo/keto reductase: MYYRMLGTTGLQVSVLSFGFWATYGVKDGLTEDDGVAMAKKCMSVARKSGINLFDNAETYGNPMGAAEEVMGEAMSQLRDEDPDLWRRSEVIITTKIMWGGSGVNERGLSRKHIQEGLDAALERLQLDYVDLVFCHRPDPLTPTETVVRSMTDMVRSGRATAWGTSEWSAQQITEAVWMARSLGLEPPQFEQPQYNMLSRARVESEYHPLYASPYQIGTTIWSPLASGILTGKYNDGIPEGSRLTQKGYEFLVGMLDSHKEKGTIEKIRKLTDYASNKLSCSMTQLALAWCIKNKNVSTVLLGATKPEQLEENLGCLAVLEKLTDDHMSAIEDILQTKPPAYMGYGGQGMRGLNTI, translated from the coding sequence GGCAACCTACGGCGTTAAAGATGGTCTCACTGAAGACGACGGCGTGGCCATGGCGAAAAAATGCATGTCTGTCGCTCGTAAGAGTGGCATCAACTTATTCGATAATGCCGAGACCTATGGGAACCCCATGGGGGCCGCAGAAGAAGTCATGGGTGAAGCGATGAGCCAGTTGCGGGACGAAGATCCCGACCTATGGCGCCGCTCTGAAGTTATTATCACCACGAAAATCATGTGGGGTGGCTCGGGCGTCAATGAACGCGGGCTATCCAGAAAGCATATCCAAGAGGGTCTCGATGCTGCCCTCGAGAGGTTGCAACTTGATTATGTAGACCTTGTATTCTGTCATCGCCCCGATCCACTCACGCCAACTGAAACCGTGGTTCGCTCCATGACTGACATGGTTCGCAGTGGGCGTGCAACGGCTTGGGGTACAAGCGAATGGTCAGCACAGCAAATCACCGAAGCTGTGTGGATGGCCCGTAGCCTTGGTTTAGAGCCCCCACAATTTGAGCAGCCTCAATACAATATGCTCAGCCGAGCACGGGTAGAGAGTGAATACCACCCACTCTATGCCTCGCCGTATCAAATTGGGACAACCATATGGAGCCCACTTGCTTCAGGCATTCTCACGGGGAAATACAATGACGGAATCCCAGAAGGTTCGCGGCTCACGCAAAAGGGGTATGAGTTCTTAGTCGGTATGCTCGATTCTCATAAAGAAAAAGGTACAATTGAGAAAATACGAAAGCTTACGGATTATGCATCGAACAAGCTTAGCTGCAGTATGACCCAGCTGGCTCTCGCCTGGTGTATTAAAAACAAAAACGTATCCACAGTTTTACTTGGTGCCACCAAGCCGGAACAACTTGAGGAAAACCTGGGGTGTCTTGCGGTGCTGGAAAAATTGACCGATGACCATATGAGCGCCATCGAGGACATCCTGCAAACCAAGCCACCGGCTTATATGGGATACGGCGGCCAAGGAATGCGCGGTCTCAACACCATTTAG
- a CDS encoding sigma 54-interacting transcriptional regulator yields the protein MADLTSLPDLLGGRYRPHALLGEGESAQAYRATDTWRPGEDVVLKIQRVSSPVSAMHLRREFGLLCGLRHPHIVEVFEVFNIDRANQSLAERLCLVESLAEGSPLTTWATQALPSQIAVVGAQIAAALAALSTYNIRHGDIKPDNILVRETPLGPHAVLIDFGLATRTNHQGNQGGTPRFMAPEALNGQASLASDIYSLAATLTLSLGEPLPSGLGHSISSSRFTNELKAMSHPEPSKRPKAAQVFELLMLHAAEQSQDALEALQDTGICGAPVGQAQIKNAIQEALQSGTKEGAGLTLEGESGGGKTSLAQWAAGTAFLNGFDVPGGVRPAGRGNLGELWRLCSHGEPQKTKKPIDDATTVKWQRFSELALGLEKISKQRPTALLFDDVPAESPLFEFASFLSRRGFPKGLVWIQTTAPQNRQTDAKAAPQASLSIPNLNQQNVAAMIAARRPLRPDDVKVAQAVFEATAGQPTQIERILKKLPGRELLKASSRTDLVLPPSEQLSERIAILEPAARQLALRISLAPQPSPQAWWVQESRAVSNRDIETLLQAKVLSRQRSSQGPAVSIAGEGLRHHLAGLADTNDKSYVIEQLKAQLERFPVEAELGLLLVQVGDQDLAANSLLAGAIAAQENLNINRAAYLYENVLEVLPPEDSRRFTACMALGKILVARGQHQDAIVVFQESGSHPTALLELASAHLLAGKYEEAVTAAEPLLAQEIPQRDLAEVITARSLLLGAKLEESGAVIQTAISRGQPHPLAPRLMATRGLIAYYRGQMDDARKDIESAYQSAHGLQDPENLDLIRATLAMLLHKSGDPSGALTLYEQSLQAARKDHHLPRQVVRLTNLAVFKHETGHFEHAVKLYREAAEIAFAIDGTKEQVRIGVTRGNLLFFLGEIEQAHQLISKATKLAQEQSMHTEWAYLLVLGAEVEVARGNPQITGEALDLAIEKFEAAGNQAGKIEAIGAQTQALLAQNQFEQARELAQQTVQEALGIKRERIAAQAGVWLALAHLPKDSPVESGILEVNKAILLAEKLAEPDILWPLYLVACQLYARRQDTQKAAQLYEKGRAAAGLAFSRISGRFEITYAQVWHRLHLWRYLQGDMDFTPGHSSKTVDRILAINRALSRDHDPERLLDRIIDAAITLSGAERGFIILQDSSSSDGLSMRAARNMEQEAPEGDEQTFSHSIAIKVMEEGNLINTVNAQGDERFSEHRSVHSLNLKSVLCIPLQAPPHTVGALYLDHRHRVNAFSDVDSSMIGAFADQAAIALSNAQLVSNLRNHSEELESTRAEVEELNQRLAQELKAQAAELDAVRKNRTEITSSEPMQHGMIGTSSPMLQVFKIINRVSDKDVPVTILGESGTGKELVARAIHAASPRKGQFVSVNCGAISPGLWESELFGHEKGSFTGAVRAKPGLFEIADKGTLFLDEVGEMPLEVQVKLLRVLQQKELRRVGGTRTLTTDARVICATNRNLEDMVREATFREDLWYRLNVVEVHLAPLRKRKEDTNLLLDHFLAKHGGRTPPAFTRRARAMLLDYAWPGNIRELENEVQRACALAEGDIIPDDLSGKIKKMNPKAQAPMSFGGNLKDQVAQFESSVIRESLVEVDGKVAAAAKNLGLTRAGLYKKINKYDIDVNK from the coding sequence ATGGCAGATCTTACCTCTCTTCCTGATTTACTCGGTGGCCGCTACCGCCCTCATGCCCTTTTGGGCGAAGGCGAGAGTGCGCAAGCTTATCGCGCGACCGATACATGGAGGCCCGGTGAGGACGTCGTTCTCAAAATTCAGCGAGTCTCAAGCCCCGTGTCGGCCATGCATCTTCGCAGAGAGTTTGGCCTACTCTGTGGATTACGACATCCGCATATCGTTGAAGTTTTTGAGGTTTTTAATATTGATCGGGCCAATCAAAGCCTCGCGGAAAGACTTTGTTTGGTCGAATCTCTCGCCGAGGGTAGCCCCTTAACCACATGGGCCACTCAAGCTCTGCCCTCCCAAATCGCGGTAGTCGGAGCGCAAATTGCAGCCGCGTTGGCCGCTCTTAGCACCTACAATATCCGCCACGGCGACATTAAACCCGACAACATTCTCGTACGGGAAACTCCCCTTGGCCCGCACGCTGTGCTTATCGACTTTGGATTGGCCACGCGTACCAATCACCAAGGCAATCAGGGAGGGACGCCTCGGTTTATGGCGCCTGAAGCCCTCAACGGCCAAGCTTCTTTGGCATCCGACATCTACAGCTTGGCCGCCACGTTGACTCTTAGCCTCGGTGAGCCCCTTCCCTCTGGACTTGGTCACTCGATTTCAAGCAGCCGTTTTACAAATGAACTCAAAGCCATGAGTCACCCAGAGCCCAGCAAACGGCCCAAGGCCGCCCAAGTGTTTGAGCTCTTAATGCTCCACGCAGCTGAACAAAGTCAGGACGCACTCGAAGCTCTTCAAGACACAGGCATATGTGGTGCCCCGGTGGGACAAGCCCAAATCAAAAATGCAATCCAAGAAGCCCTTCAATCAGGGACTAAAGAGGGAGCCGGGCTGACGCTGGAGGGCGAAAGCGGCGGCGGTAAAACCAGTTTAGCTCAGTGGGCTGCAGGAACAGCTTTTCTAAATGGCTTTGATGTACCTGGCGGCGTTCGTCCCGCGGGCCGCGGTAATCTCGGTGAACTCTGGAGGCTCTGCTCTCATGGTGAACCCCAAAAAACCAAGAAGCCAATCGATGATGCAACCACGGTAAAATGGCAACGGTTTTCTGAACTTGCTCTAGGCCTCGAGAAAATCAGTAAACAACGCCCTACGGCGCTGCTTTTTGATGATGTACCGGCAGAATCACCACTCTTCGAATTCGCAAGCTTTCTAAGCCGTCGGGGCTTTCCAAAAGGTCTCGTCTGGATTCAAACCACGGCGCCTCAAAACCGGCAAACGGATGCCAAAGCCGCTCCACAAGCATCACTGAGTATTCCAAACCTCAATCAGCAAAATGTGGCGGCCATGATCGCTGCTCGGCGCCCCCTGCGACCAGACGATGTAAAAGTCGCTCAGGCTGTCTTCGAGGCGACGGCAGGGCAACCGACACAGATCGAGCGGATTCTTAAAAAACTACCCGGGCGCGAATTACTCAAAGCATCCTCGCGCACAGATCTCGTGCTGCCACCTTCAGAACAGCTCAGTGAACGCATTGCCATCCTCGAACCCGCCGCCCGGCAATTGGCTCTTCGAATCTCGCTGGCACCGCAACCATCACCTCAAGCCTGGTGGGTTCAAGAATCTAGAGCAGTCTCCAATCGCGACATCGAAACGCTCCTGCAAGCTAAAGTACTTAGCCGCCAGAGAAGTTCTCAAGGACCAGCTGTGAGCATCGCCGGTGAAGGCTTGCGCCATCATCTGGCTGGGCTTGCTGATACAAATGATAAAAGTTACGTCATTGAGCAACTTAAAGCTCAACTGGAAAGATTCCCGGTTGAGGCAGAACTGGGCCTTCTTCTGGTCCAAGTTGGTGACCAAGATCTTGCCGCCAACTCCCTGCTCGCGGGCGCTATAGCCGCACAAGAAAACCTAAACATTAACCGAGCCGCATACCTCTATGAAAATGTATTGGAGGTACTTCCTCCAGAAGACTCCCGCAGGTTCACGGCATGCATGGCACTCGGTAAAATTCTCGTAGCACGGGGGCAGCATCAAGATGCCATTGTCGTCTTTCAAGAGTCGGGCTCTCATCCGACGGCACTTTTAGAGCTTGCCAGTGCACATCTACTCGCTGGGAAATATGAAGAGGCGGTCACTGCCGCCGAACCACTTCTAGCTCAAGAGATTCCGCAGCGTGATTTAGCCGAAGTGATTACAGCTCGCTCACTGCTACTCGGTGCCAAACTTGAGGAAAGCGGCGCGGTTATTCAAACAGCCATCAGCCGTGGTCAGCCTCACCCACTGGCTCCAAGACTCATGGCTACCCGCGGCCTCATCGCCTACTACCGCGGGCAAATGGACGACGCTCGCAAAGACATCGAGTCGGCTTACCAGAGTGCACATGGGCTCCAGGATCCTGAGAATCTGGATCTTATCCGCGCAACCTTGGCCATGCTCCTGCACAAATCAGGTGATCCCAGCGGCGCCCTAACCCTCTATGAACAAAGTCTTCAAGCCGCCCGGAAAGACCACCACCTTCCTCGACAAGTCGTTCGTCTCACGAATCTAGCAGTGTTTAAACACGAGACCGGTCACTTCGAACATGCCGTTAAACTCTACCGAGAAGCGGCCGAAATTGCCTTCGCCATCGATGGCACCAAGGAACAAGTTCGCATCGGCGTGACCCGAGGTAACCTTCTTTTTTTCCTCGGTGAAATAGAGCAGGCCCACCAGCTTATTTCCAAGGCGACAAAGCTTGCACAAGAACAAAGCATGCACACCGAGTGGGCTTATCTTTTAGTGCTGGGAGCAGAGGTTGAAGTTGCGAGAGGCAACCCTCAAATCACGGGAGAAGCTCTGGATTTGGCCATCGAAAAATTTGAAGCGGCTGGTAATCAAGCCGGAAAAATCGAAGCCATCGGCGCCCAAACTCAGGCTCTTCTCGCGCAGAATCAATTTGAACAAGCGCGTGAATTGGCCCAGCAAACCGTTCAAGAAGCACTGGGAATCAAACGAGAGAGAATTGCGGCTCAAGCGGGTGTCTGGTTGGCACTCGCACATCTCCCCAAAGACTCTCCAGTAGAATCTGGCATCCTAGAGGTGAATAAAGCTATTTTACTCGCCGAAAAACTAGCTGAACCAGATATTCTTTGGCCACTCTATCTGGTAGCTTGCCAGCTCTATGCGCGCCGACAGGACACGCAAAAAGCAGCTCAGCTCTACGAAAAAGGTCGGGCGGCGGCCGGACTGGCTTTCTCAAGAATCAGCGGCCGATTCGAAATCACTTACGCTCAGGTATGGCATAGACTCCACCTATGGCGATATCTTCAGGGTGACATGGACTTTACACCAGGACATAGCTCAAAAACCGTCGACCGAATCTTAGCGATCAATCGGGCGCTTTCTCGCGACCATGATCCTGAACGACTCCTCGACCGAATCATCGATGCGGCCATCACGCTCTCAGGTGCAGAGCGAGGGTTTATCATTCTCCAAGACTCAAGCTCATCGGATGGTCTGAGCATGCGTGCGGCACGCAATATGGAGCAAGAAGCCCCAGAGGGCGATGAACAAACCTTTAGCCATTCAATCGCCATCAAAGTGATGGAAGAGGGAAACCTCATTAACACCGTGAATGCTCAAGGGGACGAACGGTTTTCCGAGCACCGCTCTGTGCATAGCCTAAATCTAAAAAGCGTCTTGTGTATTCCGCTTCAGGCACCGCCGCATACCGTTGGGGCGCTCTATCTCGATCACCGGCATCGCGTGAATGCTTTCTCAGATGTAGACAGCTCAATGATTGGCGCCTTCGCTGATCAGGCCGCCATCGCACTCTCCAACGCACAACTTGTAAGCAACCTGCGCAACCACTCCGAAGAGCTTGAAAGTACACGGGCCGAGGTGGAAGAACTCAACCAGCGCCTTGCCCAGGAGCTTAAAGCTCAAGCTGCAGAACTCGACGCTGTTCGTAAAAATCGGACGGAGATAACTTCAAGCGAACCCATGCAGCACGGTATGATTGGAACCAGCAGCCCGATGTTGCAGGTTTTTAAAATCATCAATCGCGTCTCCGACAAAGACGTCCCAGTGACAATCCTTGGAGAGTCTGGGACAGGTAAGGAGTTGGTGGCGAGAGCCATTCACGCCGCCTCACCCCGAAAGGGTCAGTTTGTATCTGTAAACTGCGGCGCAATTTCCCCCGGTCTCTGGGAAAGCGAACTCTTCGGCCATGAGAAAGGCTCTTTTACTGGAGCCGTTCGGGCCAAGCCTGGTCTTTTTGAAATCGCAGATAAAGGCACACTTTTCTTAGATGAAGTTGGGGAGATGCCCCTCGAAGTTCAAGTGAAGCTTCTTCGCGTTCTCCAGCAAAAGGAGCTTCGCAGAGTCGGCGGCACACGAACACTCACCACCGATGCTCGGGTAATCTGCGCCACCAACCGCAACCTTGAAGACATGGTCCGAGAAGCAACATTCCGCGAAGATCTCTGGTACCGGCTCAATGTGGTCGAGGTTCATTTGGCCCCGCTTCGCAAGCGCAAAGAGGATACAAATTTGCTCTTGGACCACTTTCTCGCAAAACACGGTGGACGAACTCCGCCGGCGTTTACCCGACGCGCCCGAGCGATGCTTCTTGATTATGCGTGGCCCGGAAATATCCGTGAGCTTGAAAACGAAGTCCAGCGCGCATGTGCCCTGGCCGAAGGAGACATCATTCCAGATGACCTCTCGGGTAAAATTAAAAAGATGAATCCCAAAGCCCAAGCGCCCATGTCTTTTGGTGGCAACCTCAAAGATCAGGTTGCACAGTTTGAAAGTTCAGTGATTCGAGAATCGCTGGTGGAGGTTGACGGTAAGGTGGCTGCGGCCGCCAAAAATCTCGGTTTAACCCGAGCGGGATTGTACAAAAAAATCAACAAATACGACATAGATGTCAACAAATAG
- a CDS encoding tetratricopeptide repeat protein, whose product MKNLVLVRFTGTLFCLSLLVACVPRTAPAPQLASASATADETPKKLELGATVIGIAPDSCTGKGTYTAAELAEVGTEAFTARDWQKASFCYQLFTKSYEKHADFSIAVYNLGLVQMQLKEFEKAQKNFQKLLRDFPGHKFTADARLFLGKAFLEQGNHKMAMQILRNIAYTPDIDWYDKVEAFTQMGRSELAQKDFTLAEEYFWQAYHAYRKGDREEGYADPYGLAQIHYNRTLIKEILMQDAVIESPKDESEEEKQRVFDSLERKAKWLLDAQKGYLQVIRTGHAYWATAAGYKIGALYERLYEEIVKVPSPPGITEQEKVIYQDELIKKVSVLLRKSLTAFRKVCKVAKRIEVKNEWVVKSQASMERLLEVLTKTGHLKPPKETKPKGEPVKAEEVKPAS is encoded by the coding sequence ATGAAGAATTTAGTATTGGTGAGATTTACGGGAACACTGTTTTGCTTGTCGCTCTTGGTGGCTTGTGTGCCAAGGACAGCTCCAGCACCCCAATTGGCTTCGGCCTCCGCAACGGCAGATGAGACTCCGAAGAAACTCGAACTTGGCGCAACGGTAATCGGTATTGCGCCAGACTCATGCACTGGAAAAGGAACTTACACTGCAGCCGAGCTTGCTGAAGTTGGAACCGAGGCCTTTACCGCGCGCGATTGGCAAAAAGCTTCTTTCTGTTATCAGCTTTTTACCAAGTCCTACGAGAAGCATGCCGACTTCAGTATCGCGGTTTATAATCTGGGCTTGGTGCAGATGCAGTTGAAAGAGTTTGAAAAAGCTCAAAAGAACTTTCAAAAGCTTCTTAGAGATTTCCCGGGCCATAAGTTCACAGCCGATGCTCGCCTGTTTTTAGGGAAAGCTTTTCTAGAGCAAGGCAATCATAAGATGGCGATGCAGATATTGCGCAACATCGCTTATACGCCAGACATTGATTGGTACGACAAAGTTGAAGCCTTCACGCAGATGGGGCGAAGTGAGCTGGCACAAAAAGACTTTACGTTAGCTGAGGAATATTTTTGGCAAGCTTACCATGCTTATCGTAAAGGTGACCGTGAAGAGGGCTATGCCGATCCCTATGGTCTGGCTCAGATTCATTACAACCGAACATTGATTAAAGAAATCTTGATGCAAGATGCGGTGATTGAATCGCCTAAAGATGAAAGCGAAGAAGAGAAGCAGCGGGTGTTCGATAGTCTGGAAAGAAAAGCGAAGTGGTTATTGGACGCACAGAAGGGCTACTTGCAAGTTATTCGGACGGGTCACGCGTATTGGGCTACGGCCGCGGGCTACAAAATAGGTGCCCTCTATGAGCGGCTCTACGAAGAGATTGTAAAGGTCCCGTCGCCTCCTGGGATTACAGAGCAAGAAAAAGTCATCTACCAGGATGAGTTGATCAAGAAGGTCTCCGTTTTACTGCGCAAGTCGTTAACGGCCTTTCGTAAGGTCTGTAAGGTTGCCAAGCGTATCGAAGTTAAAAATGAGTGGGTTGTGAAAAGCCAAGCCAGCATGGAGCGGCTACTCGAGGTTCTCACAAAGACCGGCCATTTGAAGCCGCCGAAAGAAACGAAGCCCAAAGGGGAGCCGGTAAAGGCCGAAGAGGTAAAGCCAGCCAGTTAA